One genomic region from Salvelinus sp. IW2-2015 linkage group LG24, ASM291031v2, whole genome shotgun sequence encodes:
- the LOC111951430 gene encoding DNA damage-regulated autophagy modulator protein 1, giving the protein MFWFMDMKGICVLPVFLVIWSSSTFIVSYVIALFEHDVGFILPYISEIGAKPPESCIFGLMTVITAFAGMATMYARYKFVEKLNEKAGGVPPVLNQAALWIGTLSCLGMCFVATFQETTIIQVHDAGAILFFVSGVLYTILQSIISYKTFPYGCSMALCHVRTGMATMGFLAVPPTIIFALLHRTEDKDNVFHLVSAVSEWIVVFSFIFFFFTYIHDFKKFILKLRTEFVS; this is encoded by the exons ATGTTTTGGTTCATGGACATGAAGGGAATATGCGTTTTACCAGTTTTCTTGGTCATCTGGTCATCCAGCACGTTTATTGTTTCCTACGTAATTGCATTGTTCGAGCATGATGTGGGTTTTATTTTACCCTATATAAG TGAAATTGGGGCTAAACCCCCAGAGAGTTGTATCTTTGGCTTGATGACGGTCATCACTGCATTTGCAG GTATGGCCACCATGTATGCCAGATACAAGTTTGTGGAGAAGCTCAATGAGAAGGCAGGTGGTGTTCCCCCAGTGCTGAACCAGGCTGCTTTATGGATTGGAACGCTTTCTTGTTTGGGGATGTGTTTTGTCGCTACTTTCCAG GAAACAACGATTATTCAAGTTCATGATGCAGGTGCAATACTCTTCTTCGTTTCTGGTGTGTTGTACACCATCCTCCAGTCCATTATATCCTATAAGACCTTCCCCTATGGATGTTCCATGGCCTTGTGCCATGTGCGCACAGGAATGGCAACCATGGGCTTCCTGGCAGTTCCCCCCA CTATTATCTTTGCCTTACTGCATAGAACTGAAGACAAG GACAATGTGTTCCATCTGGTGAGTGCTGTGAGTGAGTGGATCGTGGTCTTCagcttcatcttcttcttcttcacctaCATCCACGACTTTAAA AAGTTTATTCTGAAGCTGAGAACAGAGTTTGTTTCCTGA
- the LOC111951431 gene encoding WASH complex subunit 3 codes for MDEDGLPIVGSGIDLTKVPAIQQRRVVAYLNQFIVHTVRFLNRFSTVCEEKLASISLRIQQIETTLSILEAKLSSIPGLEDVRVEGVGQRPATEVNGPVAVVVPSQPETPIALAVPLPPPEASPNITEPRAAEAAGDSWMTVAKDPRYARYLKMVQVGVPVMAIKNKMVQEGLDPKLLDTPDAPVPDAVKKKTLDQDDDSDDGSESSFSD; via the exons ATGGACGAGGACGGTTTACCGATTGTGGGATCAGGAATAGATCTGACCAAG GTCCCAGCCATACAACAGAGGAGAGTCGTTGCCTATCTCAACCAGTTCATAGTGCACACTGTCCGCTTCCTCAATCGTTTTTCGACAGTTTGCGAAGAGAAACTTGCAAGCATATCTCTTCGGATACAGCAGATTGAAACTACCCTCAGCATTTTGGAAGCAAAG CTATCCTCTATTCCTGGTTTGGAGGATGTCAGGGTGGAGGGTGTTGGTCAGCGGCCAGCTACAGAGGTCAATGGTCCAGTCGCAGTTGTGGTCCCAAGTCAACCAGAGACCCCTATAGCTTTGGCTGTGCCATTGCCYCCWCCTGAG gcttctccaaacataacagaaCCAAGAGCAGCAGAGGCAGCAGGAGACAGTTGGATGACTGTGGCCAAGGACCCACGCTATGCCAGATATCTCAAGATGGTGCAAGTG GGTGTTCCAGTTATGGCGATAAAGAATAAAATGGTCCAGGAAGGTTTGGATCCCAAACTGCTTGA CACACCAGATGCACCTGTGCCTGATGCCGTCAAAAAGAAAACACTGGATCAAGATGATGACAGCGATGATGGCAGTGAGTCATCTTTCAGCGATTGA